TCGCGCCCGTTTGGGGCTATTCACTTTGAGTCGAGGTGGCGACGGGATTCGAACCCGTGTGGACGGCTTTGCAGGCCGCTGCCTCGCCTCTCGGCCACGCCACCGCGTGTGGGCATGCCCACAGGCCGTAACCAGCCTTGAGACTGATCCTCAGCACTCGAGCGGATGACGAGATTCGAACTCGCGACCCTCACCTTGGCAAGGTGATGCGCTACCACTGCGCCACATCCGCATTGCTCACATTTCTGCGTGCTCAAAAACTGTAACCGAAATGTCTGCGAATGTTCAAACTGACGCATCTCGCGCGTGTCGTTATGCGCTCGGGAGCCAGCGCGCCATCGATTGTGCGTGAAGAAACTTTCTCGGTTAGTATCGAGTGTCGTTCCGGCAGTACGCCGGTTCGGGCGATTGGCGCAGTTGGTAGCGCGCTTCCTTCACACGGAAGAGGTCATCAGTTCGAGTCTGGTATCGCCCACCACCACAGTCCGCGTGGGTGCGTAGGTCGCTCACGCGGCCGTATATCCCCCGTCGATCGGCAGCACCGCACCGGTGATGTATGAGGAGGCCGGCGACCCGAGGAAGTAGATCGCTTCTGCGACCTCCGCAGGATCGGCGAGCCGCCCGAGCGGGATTGTCGCAGCTTGTTCTGCACGGTACTGCTCAGGGTCTGGATGCTTCTGCATCCACGATTCGATCACGGGAGTGACGGTTAGCCCTGGAGCAGCGACATTGACGCGAATATTGCGAGGTGCCAGCTCGATGGCCGCGCCCTTTGCCAGCATGATGAGGCCGCCCTTGGCTGCAGAATACATCACCTGATCCGCGATGCCTGCAATGCCGAGGCGAGATGCAACGCACACGATCGCGCCTCCGTCTGACATGTGTGCAGCTGAGTGCTTGATAACGCTGAATACGCTGAGGACGTTGGCATCGAGCAAGGCCCGAGCATCATCGAGGGGCATCTCTGTGAGAGGTCCCTCCTGCTGGAGTCCGTGCACGAGCAGCACCGCGTCAAGCCCGCCGAGCTCTGCGATCGCACGGTCGACCAGGTCGGAGACAAAGCTCTCGTCAGAAAGGTCGCCGGAAATATACAACTCATCATCCCCCAGGGTTATGGGGGGAGAACCGCGTTGGCCCGTGAGCACGAGTCGCGCCCCATCGCGCCTACAGCGCTTGACGACAGCTTCGCCAATGCCGCTCGACGCACCTGTGATGAGAACGCGCAGCGCGCGAGCATCCATGTCTTCCTCCTCAGTTCAGCCGTCCGCGTGCCGATACCGGCCACATCTCGCACGTGCCGTCTGGCATCACTACGGTGAGCTCGTCAAAGCTGTTCACGACGGGGCAAACGTGGTTCGGCAGTACCGGCACCATCGTGCCGACAGGCAGCTGCGGCCCGTCAGCCAGCAGTTCAAGATACCCGTGATACTCGTTGAGCTTGTGCAGACGGTGGCCGAGTCCCGGCACCGTTCCGAAGCCGCGTTCGGCGTCTCCCTCACGCCCGAGAGCCTTCGATCCCACATCGAGAATTGCGCGGCCAGGCTCCTGCGCACTGACAACTGTCGCTGCGACGAACAAAGCGATGTCAGATTCGCGGCAGGCACCAAGCCGGAGGTTGTCACCATCGTTGAAGACGTACTCCCCCGGTCGGATCTCCGTGATCACGCGATCTATCGAGAATTCAGCGGTCGGGGTCGATCCCGCGCTAACGAGATCGACGCTGAGTCCTTTCGCCTCGATGCTGTGAACGGCAGCAGTGAGAGCTGCTTCTTGATCTCGAGCGGCCCGTCGGCGTTCACCTGGGACACCGCCGTGTCCCGGGTATGTGTACACGCCCGGAACGGGAAAACCGCGGTCGACAGCGTAACGCGCGAGCGCTCCGGCCGCCCGAGGGTCGACACCGGAGCGACCGGCCCCGCATTCGATCTCGATGACAAGAGAGACTTCTGTGCGCAACTCCCCGAGAGCTTCGCTGAGCGTGTCTGCGGCATCTCTGCTCTCCACACCGATGCTCAGTTTCGTTCGGCACGCGAGCGAGCGCAACCGCCCGGCCTTGGAACCTGCAGCCCAGAGCGGGTACGCGATGAAAATGTCTGTCACTCCGGCTTCGGCGAATACTTCGGCTTCGCCGACAGTGCCCGCCGTGATTCCGTGCGCACCCGCAGCGATCTGCAGGCATCCGATGTCGATGCTTTTGTGCGTCTTAACGTGGGGGCGAAGGCTTTTGCCGTGTGAATCGGCGAACCTCTGCATGCGAGCGATATTCTCGCTCAGCGTGTCGCGCAACACGATGGCGGCCGGGCTCTCCTGCAGACGATCATTGCCCGCTAGAATCTCGGAGAATCGATGCATGAAGACTCACCTCACCCGAGTGTCGAGCGCGAGGTGTTCGTCATCTGACCGCTCACCGCCGCCGCCCACGTCTCGATCTGGCGATTCTCTCACGGGCGCTGGCGTCTGTTAAGGGGTCACGAGAAAACGACTACGGCTTGGCAATGAGGATGCCCAAGCTGACGCTCTCCTCCGGAACCTTCGCCTTCAGCGCGTCGCGTGCGCTCACGTAGTCGGCCCCGGTCGCCTCAATCGGGGTCACCGCTGTTGAGCGGATGATCCCGGTCACACGAGTGCCGCCATCGATCTTTCCGATGTCGAGTTGAATAATCTCGAACCCGTCGGGAACGACCTGCTCGATCATTGCGCGCGCCTCGGTGACTTCAGCAGCATCCTGTGTGATCTGGTCGGTCTGCGTGGTGCGATAGGCGCTGACAAGTCGAGTCATATCCCCAGCGTAGCGAGGTGTTGCGGCCCGCACGACGCGACGGGCCGAGACACCCTAGAGCCAGACCTCACGCGATCTCGCGAACCTCCATGGCGTAGGCGCTCTCTCCGTGCACGGAGTTGTCGACGCCAGCGACCTCTGCGTCTGGCTCAAGGCGGAACTTGATTGTCTTTTCGATGACGGTTCCGACGATCCACGCGACGGCGAAGCTGTACCCCAGAACCGCAAGCGCCGCAACGGTCTGAAGCGTGAGCTGCTGAAGCCCGCCTCCGAGAAACAACCCGGTTCCCGTAGCGAAGAATCCCAGATAGAGCGTGCCGATCAGCCCTCCGACCAGGTGGATGCCGACGACATCGAGCGTGTCGTCGTACCCGAGCCTGAACTTGAGCTCGACGGCGAGTGCGCACACGGTTCCGGCGAGTGCACCGAGCAGCAGCGCCCACCCCGGGGTGAGATTGGCACATGCCGGGGTGATGGCCACAAGGCCGGAGACGGCACCGGATGCTGCGCCGACCGACGTGGACTTGCCGTCTTTGACCCGTTCAACTATGAGCCAGCCGATAATGGCGGCGGCAGTCGCGCCAAGCGTGTTCACGGTAATCAGACCAACACCGTCGAGTCCGTTCGTCCACTCGGCTCCCGCATTGAACCCGAACCATCCGAACCAGAGAAGCGCTGCACCGAGAAGCACGAGCGGCACATTGTGCGGCTTATCTGCGCCCTTGGCAAACGTCGATCGTTTTCCCAGCACGAGAACGAGAGCGAGTGCAGCTGCCCCGGCATTGATGTGCACTGCAGTTCCACCCGCGTAATCGATAACCGCTGCTGCGCTGTCTGCACCGAACAAGATCGTGCCGAGATGTAAAATCCAGCCTCCGCCCCACACCCATGCGGCTACGGGGAAGTACACGAGGGTCGCCCACACGCCGGCGAACAGCATCCACGATCCGAACCGTGCGCGATCGGCGATTGCCCCCGAGATAAGCGCAACGGTGATGATCGCGAATGTCGC
The Paramicrobacterium chengjingii DNA segment above includes these coding regions:
- a CDS encoding ammonium transporter — its product is MDTGSIAWAVTATALVLLMTPGVAFFYGGLVKAKSVVSMMMMSFGALALIGVLWVLYGASMSSVTGLWDFSGNPVADLGLTSLASGETANTDLLGSAFSATFAIITVALISGAIADRARFGSWMLFAGVWATLVYFPVAAWVWGGGWILHLGTILFGADSAAAVIDYAGGTAVHINAGAAALALVLVLGKRSTFAKGADKPHNVPLVLLGAALLWFGWFGFNAGAEWTNGLDGVGLITVNTLGATAAAIIGWLIVERVKDGKSTSVGAASGAVSGLVAITPACANLTPGWALLLGALAGTVCALAVELKFRLGYDDTLDVVGIHLVGGLIGTLYLGFFATGTGLFLGGGLQQLTLQTVAALAVLGYSFAVAWIVGTVIEKTIKFRLEPDAEVAGVDNSVHGESAYAMEVREIA
- a CDS encoding alanine racemase, yielding MHRFSEILAGNDRLQESPAAIVLRDTLSENIARMQRFADSHGKSLRPHVKTHKSIDIGCLQIAAGAHGITAGTVGEAEVFAEAGVTDIFIAYPLWAAGSKAGRLRSLACRTKLSIGVESRDAADTLSEALGELRTEVSLVIEIECGAGRSGVDPRAAGALARYAVDRGFPVPGVYTYPGHGGVPGERRRAARDQEAALTAAVHSIEAKGLSVDLVSAGSTPTAEFSIDRVITEIRPGEYVFNDGDNLRLGACRESDIALFVAATVVSAQEPGRAILDVGSKALGREGDAERGFGTVPGLGHRLHKLNEYHGYLELLADGPQLPVGTMVPVLPNHVCPVVNSFDELTVVMPDGTCEMWPVSARGRLN
- a CDS encoding SDR family NAD(P)-dependent oxidoreductase; amino-acid sequence: MDARALRVLITGASSGIGEAVVKRCRRDGARLVLTGQRGSPPITLGDDELYISGDLSDESFVSDLVDRAIAELGGLDAVLLVHGLQQEGPLTEMPLDDARALLDANVLSVFSVIKHSAAHMSDGGAIVCVASRLGIAGIADQVMYSAAKGGLIMLAKGAAIELAPRNIRVNVAAPGLTVTPVIESWMQKHPDPEQYRAEQAATIPLGRLADPAEVAEAIYFLGSPASSYITGAVLPIDGGYTAA